In a single window of the Olivibacter sp. SDN3 genome:
- the bamA gene encoding outer membrane protein assembly factor BamA, whose amino-acid sequence MKRLFLLIGIYVIGAQIASAQFRRSSKPDDDLSYLNPKDYIIGGVTISGTQFLDNDVLLTISKLAIGDRIEVPGEATSNAIKNLWAQGLFDNVELTVDMIKGDSIFFNIDVVERPRLTRIDLKGLSKSQTEEVRKRLNENTGKIINENLLNTTRNTISRYLREKGFLYPDITTTQVKDSTEANNQILQVQVNRNKKVKAKKINFTGNKDFSNYKMHRYLKKVKQKRWWRFWGPGKFNYEKYDEGKEALLAKMRDKGYRDAVILRDSVTQLDRKNVRIDIDIYEGPKYYFGDISWSGNAKYTDEQLTKILGIEKGEEFSEEKLNTKLLGGAKQTGADVSAYYMDDGYLTFQVDPVQVKVYGDTIDLEMRMYEGPQYDVNRILLKGNDVTNDKVVRRQLQTKPGQKFSKTNIMRDIREIATLGNFDESKTSPVPKPNPGDGTVDIEYTVAEKPSDQVELSGGFGAGRIIGTLGLTFNNFSTANFFNRKAWRPLPRGDGQKLSLRGQTSGRSYQSFSFSFSEPWLGGKKPVYFGVSAFTSMSTLGGWDPYTGREHITETTPRIRMNGVTLSLGKRLKWPDYLFQINYSLNLQQYKLNNYNSYFLFANGTSYNINLTQEISRNSLSDPIFPTSGSNLRFTVQATPPYSLFNKINYPTAPDHERYRWVEYHKWKFDSQWFQTIVGKLVFKAQAQFGFIGSYSSVTGTSAFERFKLGGDGMMGFDFLQGSEVIAMRGYTNGMVVPESMTNNNEITIARNSGSPIYTRYQMELRYPVMMNEQAKVFLLGFADAGNTWDQFRDFNPFKVRRTVGVGARIFLPIFGLLGIDYGHAFDPIPGVPDNQWRQPFTFSIMQQMGGFN is encoded by the coding sequence ATGAAGCGACTTTTTCTTTTAATAGGTATTTACGTTATAGGGGCACAGATAGCTTCTGCTCAGTTTCGAAGATCTTCCAAACCTGATGATGATCTTAGCTATTTGAATCCCAAAGATTACATTATTGGAGGAGTAACGATTAGCGGTACGCAGTTTTTAGATAATGATGTATTGCTTACCATATCAAAATTGGCTATAGGAGATCGGATTGAGGTGCCTGGAGAAGCAACATCCAATGCTATCAAAAATCTGTGGGCGCAGGGCTTATTTGATAACGTGGAGCTTACAGTAGACATGATAAAGGGCGATTCTATCTTTTTTAATATCGATGTAGTGGAGCGTCCCCGTTTAACACGCATTGATTTAAAAGGACTTAGTAAGAGCCAGACCGAAGAGGTGCGTAAACGCTTAAATGAAAATACGGGTAAAATCATTAATGAAAATTTATTAAACACTACCCGTAATACCATTAGTCGTTATTTAAGAGAGAAAGGGTTTTTATATCCCGATATTACTACCACCCAAGTGAAAGACAGCACCGAGGCTAACAACCAGATATTACAAGTGCAGGTCAATCGGAATAAAAAAGTAAAAGCAAAAAAAATCAATTTTACCGGAAATAAAGATTTCTCCAATTACAAGATGCACCGATACCTGAAAAAGGTAAAACAGAAGAGATGGTGGAGATTTTGGGGGCCAGGTAAATTTAACTATGAGAAATATGACGAAGGTAAGGAGGCTCTTTTAGCAAAAATGCGCGATAAAGGTTATCGTGACGCGGTTATTTTACGCGACTCTGTAACACAGTTAGATCGTAAAAATGTACGTATAGATATCGATATTTACGAAGGACCTAAGTATTATTTCGGGGATATTTCCTGGTCTGGAAATGCAAAATATACCGATGAGCAATTGACGAAAATACTAGGTATTGAAAAAGGAGAAGAGTTTAGTGAGGAAAAGCTAAATACAAAGTTACTGGGCGGTGCCAAGCAGACAGGGGCTGACGTTTCCGCGTATTACATGGATGATGGTTATCTTACCTTTCAGGTGGATCCTGTACAGGTAAAAGTATATGGTGATACCATTGATCTGGAGATGCGCATGTATGAAGGACCGCAATACGATGTTAATCGCATCCTATTAAAAGGAAATGATGTAACGAATGATAAAGTGGTCAGGAGACAATTACAGACAAAGCCTGGGCAAAAGTTTTCCAAAACCAATATCATGCGCGATATACGGGAGATTGCCACACTGGGTAATTTTGACGAATCTAAAACGTCACCGGTGCCTAAACCAAACCCTGGTGATGGTACGGTTGATATTGAATATACGGTGGCTGAAAAACCATCTGACCAGGTAGAACTTTCAGGAGGTTTTGGCGCCGGGCGTATCATTGGTACCTTAGGACTAACCTTTAATAATTTCTCCACCGCTAATTTTTTCAATAGAAAGGCCTGGCGGCCACTACCGAGAGGTGATGGACAAAAGCTGAGTCTTAGGGGGCAGACTAGTGGACGGTCTTATCAGTCCTTCAGCTTCTCCTTCTCCGAGCCTTGGTTGGGTGGTAAGAAACCGGTATATTTTGGAGTAAGCGCCTTCACTTCGATGTCCACCTTAGGTGGTTGGGACCCTTATACAGGCAGGGAGCATATTACCGAGACCACACCGCGTATTCGGATGAACGGTGTTACGTTAAGCTTGGGTAAGCGTTTAAAATGGCCTGATTATTTGTTTCAGATTAATTATTCCCTCAACTTGCAGCAGTATAAGTTGAACAATTATAATTCATATTTCTTGTTTGCTAATGGTACTTCTTATAATATCAACTTAACGCAAGAAATCAGCCGTAACTCTTTGAGTGACCCTATTTTTCCTACTTCGGGTTCAAATTTACGTTTTACTGTACAGGCTACGCCACCGTATTCGTTGTTTAACAAAATTAACTATCCTACGGCTCCAGATCATGAGCGTTACCGTTGGGTAGAGTACCACAAATGGAAGTTTGATTCACAATGGTTTCAGACGATAGTCGGCAAATTGGTTTTCAAAGCACAAGCACAGTTCGGTTTTATAGGTTCATATAGTAGTGTTACAGGAACATCGGCCTTCGAGCGTTTCAAATTAGGGGGTGATGGTATGATGGGCTTTGATTTTTTACAGGGCTCTGAAGTTATAGCCATGCGTGGTTATACCAATGGTATGGTTGTACCGGAAAGTATGACCAATAATAATGAGATTACTATCGCTCGTAACTCGGGTAGTCCAATTTATACCCGTTATCAGATGGAATTGCGTTATCCGGTGATGATGAATGAGCAGGCTAAGGTATTCTTATTGGGCTTTGCAGATGCCGGTAATACTTGGGATCAATTCAGAGACTTCAATCCCTTTAAAGTACGGCGTACCGTAGGGGTTGGTGCACGGATCTTCTTGCCAATTTTTGGACTGTTGGGTATCGACTATGGTCATGCCTTTGATCCAATTCCTGGTGTACCGGATAACCAATGGCGGCAGCCGTTTACTTTCAGTATTATGCAGCAGATGGGCGGGTTTAATTAA
- a CDS encoding isoprenyl transferase, with the protein MTNIELIDRNKLPQHIAIIMDGNGRWAKEKGKLRVFGHKEGVESVRDVLEGAVDLGVPYLTLYTFSTENWKRPKLEVTALMELLVSSIAKETRTMMKNGVRLNAIGNLDELPSKAVKSLKKCMEDTSTNTKCTLTLALSYSARWEITDAVKSIAKAAVEGEVDVNNITETTFAQYLNSYPLPDPELMIRTSGEKRISNYLLWQLAYAELYFTDKLWPDFRRADLYEAVLEFQNRERRFGLTSEQLK; encoded by the coding sequence ATGACTAATATTGAATTGATTGACCGCAATAAATTGCCCCAACATATCGCTATTATAATGGATGGTAACGGAAGGTGGGCAAAAGAAAAGGGTAAATTACGTGTATTTGGGCATAAGGAAGGAGTAGAGTCTGTTCGTGATGTGCTGGAGGGAGCGGTAGATTTGGGTGTGCCTTATTTAACTTTATACACATTTTCTACAGAAAACTGGAAACGTCCAAAACTAGAAGTAACAGCTTTAATGGAATTGTTGGTGTCTTCTATTGCTAAGGAAACGAGAACCATGATGAAGAATGGCGTACGCCTGAATGCCATAGGCAATTTAGATGAATTGCCGTCGAAAGCTGTTAAATCATTAAAAAAGTGTATGGAAGATACCTCCACTAATACAAAATGTACGCTTACGCTGGCATTAAGTTACAGTGCCAGGTGGGAAATAACGGATGCGGTTAAATCAATCGCTAAAGCTGCTGTTGAAGGAGAGGTCGATGTAAATAATATTACGGAAACCACCTTTGCGCAATACTTGAACTCATATCCTTTACCGGATCCGGAACTTATGATCAGAACCAGTGGCGAGAAACGTATCAGTAACTATTTGCTTTGGCAATTAGCTTATGCGGAGCTTTATTTTACAGACAAGCTATGGCCCGACTTTAGGCGTGCGGATTTATACGAAGCGGTACTTGAATTCCAAAACCGGGAACGTCGGTTTGGTTTAACAAGTGAACAGCTAAAATAA
- a CDS encoding DUF6089 family protein — MVTSLKKTLFVCLLLSGCITNVSAQDWELGLGGGMSGYMGELNQDNPLNINDWTIGLLIRKNLSRHWAVRMNFIRANVQGDASSNSNEHLQQQKLYFKTSLYEASIVGEFNFFKFEPSYNRVSYTPYLFVGVGGFHFQPKNYNFDGDLVNLHPYQTEGVTYNRFEVSVPFGIGFRYNLKGPWSVGVEFGYRVAFTDYLDDISGSYISAYDGVPERYALGNEALAQRRYFIDPSYETLIGTQRGDGRKRDAYMLANFTLTYAIFRAGCPIYIKGN; from the coding sequence ATGGTTACTAGTCTGAAGAAAACACTTTTTGTTTGTTTACTCCTTTCAGGGTGTATAACCAACGTAAGTGCTCAAGATTGGGAATTGGGTTTGGGTGGAGGTATGTCGGGCTATATGGGAGAGCTAAATCAAGATAATCCGTTGAATATAAATGATTGGACTATCGGTTTACTTATCAGGAAAAATCTGAGTAGACACTGGGCGGTTCGGATGAATTTTATACGGGCAAATGTGCAGGGAGACGCTTCTTCTAACTCAAACGAACATCTCCAACAGCAGAAATTGTATTTTAAGACATCTTTATATGAGGCGTCTATCGTTGGAGAGTTTAATTTCTTTAAATTTGAGCCCTCGTATAACCGAGTTTCATATACACCTTATCTATTTGTGGGGGTAGGGGGCTTTCACTTTCAACCAAAGAATTATAATTTTGATGGTGATTTGGTTAACCTTCATCCTTATCAAACAGAAGGAGTGACATATAATAGGTTTGAGGTAAGCGTACCTTTTGGTATCGGTTTTCGATATAATCTAAAAGGACCTTGGAGTGTAGGCGTGGAGTTTGGATACCGGGTAGCCTTTACAGATTATTTAGATGATATTAGTGGGAGCTATATCAGTGCATATGATGGCGTTCCGGAAAGGTACGCTTTAGGAAACGAAGCTTTAGCGCAGCGTAGATATTTTATCGATCCTTCATATGAGACATTGATAGGCACACAACGCGGAGATGGAAGAAAGAGGGACGCCTATATGTTGGCAAATTTTACGTTGACATACGCAATATTCAGGGCAGGGTGTCCTATTTATATAAAAGGGAACTAG
- a CDS encoding NAD kinase translates to MKIAVYGREFQNQVIQYVQELFDLMAEEAIEVWVYLPFREFLVDKIDYPQSIHAFQSNSDLPPDIKFMLSLGGDGTMLAAVSIIADSTIPVTGINFGRLGFLASIGKDNIKDAFRELLLGNYDIERRVLLSSYTSSEAHKNKKDLCFALNDITLVKKDSSAMMTVHAYVNDELLNSYWSDGLIIATPTGSTAYSLSCGGPIVMPGSGNFIITPISPHNLNVRPIVVSDSSIIRLEVESRSDEFLFSCDSDTRPVKTNIYIHIRKADFAVNLIRLKNESFFRTLRQKLLWGLDTRNY, encoded by the coding sequence ATGAAAATAGCCGTGTATGGTAGAGAGTTCCAAAATCAGGTTATTCAATACGTTCAAGAATTATTTGACCTGATGGCCGAGGAAGCAATCGAAGTATGGGTTTACCTCCCTTTTAGAGAATTTCTTGTTGACAAAATAGACTATCCTCAATCCATACACGCCTTTCAATCGAATAGCGATCTTCCACCTGATATTAAGTTTATGTTAAGCCTTGGAGGTGATGGTACAATGCTTGCTGCAGTATCCATTATCGCCGATAGTACAATTCCCGTAACGGGAATAAATTTTGGTAGATTAGGTTTTTTGGCAAGTATCGGGAAAGACAATATAAAGGACGCTTTTCGGGAACTGTTATTGGGTAATTATGATATCGAAAGGCGGGTTCTCTTGAGCTCTTATACATCCAGTGAAGCGCATAAAAATAAGAAAGACCTTTGTTTTGCCCTGAACGATATCACACTTGTTAAAAAAGACAGCTCGGCCATGATGACAGTTCATGCTTATGTAAACGATGAACTGTTAAATTCTTATTGGTCGGACGGTCTAATAATCGCCACACCTACGGGATCAACGGCCTACTCATTGAGTTGCGGAGGACCTATCGTAATGCCGGGATCAGGAAACTTTATTATTACGCCAATTTCACCTCATAATTTAAATGTTAGGCCAATAGTTGTGTCAGATAGTAGCATTATACGCTTAGAAGTTGAAAGTAGAAGCGACGAATTTCTTTTTTCCTGTGATTCGGACACACGTCCCGTTAAAACCAATATATACATTCATATTCGTAAAGCGGATTTCGCTGTGAATCTCATTCGACTTAAGAATGAAAGCTTTTTCAGAACATTGAGACAAAAGCTGCTTTGGGGTTTAGATACTAGAAATTACTGA
- a CDS encoding CBS domain-containing protein, producing MTTGELIVNDIYPVNSDDTLKYLLDRMTEYKISQLPVVQGNLYMGLLMEDELLEQTADLEMKAIAVPHTMKLIFVYENQHIYDALRLFHVHQLDILPVVDEQQQYKGVLTLKNVLDYFAESLVSDEQGGIVVLEIGSRDNSMSHIAQIVESDNTQILSSSVRSFPDSTRLEITLKLNRSDISSIIASFLRHDYIVKAIYNDKRGYDSTRDRYDQLMNYLNL from the coding sequence ATGACTACCGGTGAATTAATAGTAAACGATATTTATCCTGTCAATTCAGATGATACCTTAAAGTATTTATTAGATAGAATGACAGAATATAAGATCTCCCAGCTACCAGTAGTGCAAGGTAATCTCTATATGGGGCTGTTAATGGAGGATGAGTTACTAGAGCAGACTGCCGATTTAGAAATGAAAGCTATAGCTGTACCCCATACAATGAAACTAATTTTTGTTTATGAGAATCAGCACATTTATGATGCACTACGTCTATTTCACGTGCATCAACTGGATATATTGCCAGTGGTTGACGAGCAACAGCAATATAAGGGCGTGCTTACCTTGAAAAATGTGCTTGATTACTTTGCAGAAAGTTTGGTTTCGGATGAACAGGGTGGAATTGTTGTTTTAGAAATCGGCAGTAGGGACAACTCTATGTCACATATTGCACAAATTGTAGAATCTGATAATACGCAGATTCTCAGTTCAAGTGTCCGTAGCTTCCCGGATTCAACACGTTTGGAAATAACTTTAAAATTGAATAGATCTGATATCTCGTCCATTATTGCTTCGTTTTTGCGGCACGATTATATCGTTAAAGCCATATATAATGATAAAAGGGGTTATGATTCTACTAGAGATCGTTACGATCAGTTAATGAACTATCTGAATTTATAA
- a CDS encoding alpha/beta fold hydrolase, which produces MELTIKEDKGYKYIDEGEGQVLLLLHGLMGALSNWEETVGELKGEYRVIIPMLPIYDMPIISTGVKSLSKWLEKFVNHMNLRDFVLVGNSLGGHIALMYVVEHQDKIKALVLAGSSGLYENSFGGSFPRRESYDFIKERVEFTFYDPKTATKELVDEVFATVNNKERVIKTIAMAKSAIRHNMAKELPGIHVRVGLIWGKNDKITPPDVAEEFLALLPNAELTWIDQCGHAPMMEQPQEFNQQLRAFLDKIV; this is translated from the coding sequence ATGGAATTGACCATTAAGGAAGATAAAGGTTATAAATATATTGACGAAGGAGAAGGACAGGTTTTGCTTTTACTCCATGGTTTAATGGGAGCATTGAGTAACTGGGAAGAAACAGTGGGAGAGCTTAAAGGAGAATATCGGGTAATTATTCCTATGCTGCCTATTTATGATATGCCAATTATATCAACAGGAGTTAAGAGTTTGAGTAAGTGGTTGGAGAAATTTGTTAACCACATGAATTTGAGGGATTTTGTTCTTGTTGGCAATTCTTTAGGTGGGCATATTGCTTTGATGTATGTTGTGGAACATCAAGATAAAATTAAAGCCTTGGTGCTTGCAGGTAGTTCCGGTTTATATGAAAACTCTTTTGGTGGCTCTTTCCCCAGGAGAGAAAGTTATGATTTTATAAAGGAACGTGTAGAGTTTACTTTTTATGATCCTAAAACAGCAACCAAAGAACTAGTAGATGAAGTTTTTGCTACCGTTAATAATAAGGAGCGTGTAATAAAAACGATCGCAATGGCGAAGTCAGCAATTAGACATAATATGGCAAAGGAATTGCCAGGTATCCATGTTCGGGTTGGTTTGATTTGGGGTAAAAATGACAAAATTACGCCTCCTGATGTAGCCGAGGAGTTTTTAGCTTTGCTGCCAAATGCTGAATTAACATGGATTGATCAATGCGGGCATGCACCAATGATGGAGCAGCCACAGGAGTTTAATCAGCAATTGCGAGCTTTTTTGGATAAAATAGTATAA
- a CDS encoding GatB/YqeY domain-containing protein, whose translation MALEEIINSDIKAAMLAKDNTRLRGLRAIKSALLLAKTEKGAGDALTEEAEIKVLQKLVKQRKESAEIYQQQNREDLYQIEKEEQQVIETYLPKQLSREEISEKVKHIIGLTGAASMKDMGKVMGAANKELAGKADGKTVSEVVKELLSAL comes from the coding sequence ATGGCATTAGAAGAAATCATAAATAGCGATATAAAGGCTGCTATGTTGGCTAAAGATAATACGCGACTAAGAGGGTTAAGAGCTATAAAGTCTGCGCTATTGTTAGCAAAAACAGAAAAAGGGGCCGGAGATGCGCTTACGGAAGAGGCGGAGATAAAGGTGCTTCAAAAGTTGGTTAAACAACGTAAGGAGTCGGCCGAAATTTATCAGCAACAAAATAGAGAAGACCTCTATCAGATTGAAAAAGAGGAGCAGCAGGTTATAGAAACCTATTTGCCCAAACAGCTGAGTAGGGAGGAGATCAGCGAAAAAGTGAAACATATCATTGGCCTAACAGGTGCTGCGAGTATGAAAGATATGGGTAAGGTGATGGGGGCAGCCAATAAAGAACTTGCAGGAAAAGCAGATGGTAAAACGGTGTCTGAGGTAGTAAAAGAACTATTAAGTGCCTTATAG
- a CDS encoding SDR family oxidoreductase, which yields MKTVFITGASSGIGFACAEIFAREKYNLLLASRRVDRLHAMANDLQDKYGVKIHAVGLDVKDNALVEKAWNELPDAWKEVDVLINNAGLSQGLDPIHEGDIADWDRMIDTNVKGVLYITRIVAPIMKERGSGHIINVGSIAGKEVYPNGNVYCATKHAVDALTKAMRIDLLPYNIKVTSVDPGAVETEFSIVRFKGDAERARKVYEGFTPLTAEDVAEAIWFTASRPAHVNVNDLLLMPTAQASGTLFYKNSKS from the coding sequence ATGAAAACGGTTTTTATAACGGGTGCAAGTTCAGGTATAGGGTTTGCTTGTGCTGAAATATTTGCGCGCGAAAAATATAATCTTTTGCTGGCCTCTAGACGTGTTGATCGGTTACATGCAATGGCCAATGATCTTCAGGATAAATACGGCGTTAAAATTCATGCGGTAGGTTTAGATGTAAAAGATAACGCATTGGTTGAAAAGGCATGGAATGAATTACCGGATGCATGGAAGGAGGTGGATGTGCTCATCAATAATGCTGGGTTGAGCCAGGGACTTGATCCTATACACGAAGGTGATATAGCCGATTGGGACCGGATGATCGATACCAATGTTAAAGGCGTGCTGTATATTACCCGAATAGTTGCACCAATTATGAAAGAGCGGGGGAGTGGACATATTATTAATGTAGGCTCAATAGCTGGAAAAGAAGTCTATCCCAATGGTAACGTGTATTGTGCAACAAAACATGCGGTAGATGCGTTAACTAAAGCTATGCGTATAGACCTATTACCCTATAATATAAAGGTAACGAGCGTAGATCCAGGAGCGGTGGAAACAGAGTTCTCCATTGTTCGATTTAAGGGAGATGCGGAACGTGCAAGAAAGGTTTACGAAGGTTTTACTCCATTAACAGCGGAAGATGTTGCCGAAGCGATTTGGTTTACCGCTTCACGACCCGCACATGTGAATGTAAACGATCTTTTGTTAATGCCTACGGCGCAGGCTTCGGGCACCTTATTCTATAAAAATAGTAAATCTTAA
- the ubiE gene encoding bifunctional demethylmenaquinone methyltransferase/2-methoxy-6-polyprenyl-1,4-benzoquinol methylase UbiE: MTSKTVTPYRDDKAGKKQQVATMFNKISGTYDFLNHFLSLGIDIIWRKKAISLLKDARPKFILDVATGTGDFAFEALQRLNPDRIIGVDISAGMLAVAKEKIAKRNLQHKFEVVLGDSEGLPFESETFDAVTVAFGVRNFEHLEKGLSDMCRVLKPGGRAVILEFSNPKVFPVKQLYNLYSKTLMPFFGRMFSKDKNAYSYLPESVAQFPDGERFTSILKKAGFIDTVSRPQTFGICTIYIGVK, from the coding sequence ATGACTTCAAAGACAGTAACTCCATACAGAGACGATAAGGCTGGAAAAAAACAGCAAGTTGCTACAATGTTTAATAAGATCTCCGGGACCTATGATTTTTTGAATCATTTTCTTTCATTGGGAATCGATATTATCTGGCGTAAGAAAGCCATCAGTTTGCTTAAAGATGCTCGGCCCAAGTTCATATTGGATGTAGCTACAGGAACTGGTGATTTTGCTTTTGAGGCTCTCCAAAGGTTAAACCCCGATCGGATAATAGGCGTAGATATTTCGGCAGGTATGCTAGCTGTAGCTAAAGAAAAAATAGCGAAGCGCAATCTACAGCACAAGTTTGAGGTCGTTTTGGGAGATTCCGAAGGACTGCCCTTCGAGAGTGAAACATTTGATGCGGTTACAGTTGCTTTTGGAGTGAGGAATTTCGAACATTTGGAGAAGGGGCTTAGCGATATGTGCAGGGTGTTGAAACCGGGAGGAAGGGCCGTTATTTTAGAATTCTCTAACCCTAAAGTTTTTCCTGTAAAGCAATTGTACAACCTCTATTCGAAAACATTGATGCCCTTCTTTGGACGAATGTTTTCCAAAGATAAAAATGCATATAGTTATTTACCTGAATCAGTTGCGCAATTTCCTGACGGAGAACGATTTACTTCTATTTTAAAAAAAGCAGGTTTTATTGATACCGTTAGCAGACCGCAAACTTTTGGCATCTGTACGATATATATAGGTGTAAAATGA
- the yihA gene encoding ribosome biogenesis GTP-binding protein YihA/YsxC: MMIKRAEFICSNTNVDKLPQPTLPEYAFIGRSNVGKSSLINALTQRKGLAKTSQTPGKTQLINHFLIDNRWYLVDLPGYGYAKTSRSNRNEWEKFIRKYLFTRENLQCVFVLVDSRLKPQKIDLDFCYTLGEKGIPFILVFTKADKQSRVKSDQHIALFCKALKQWFEEIPPHFLTSSESRLGCDQVMELIDDVNQKFYSSYES, encoded by the coding sequence ATGATGATAAAACGTGCGGAATTTATTTGCAGCAACACAAATGTAGATAAGCTACCCCAACCCACTTTACCTGAATACGCCTTTATAGGCCGATCGAATGTCGGCAAATCGTCGCTAATCAACGCTCTTACCCAGAGAAAAGGTCTGGCAAAAACCTCACAGACTCCTGGAAAAACACAACTGATAAATCATTTTTTGATCGATAACCGTTGGTATTTGGTTGATCTTCCCGGCTATGGTTATGCCAAAACTTCACGCAGCAACCGCAATGAATGGGAGAAATTCATAAGAAAGTATCTTTTTACACGAGAGAATCTACAATGTGTCTTCGTACTGGTCGATAGCCGGTTAAAACCTCAGAAAATTGACTTAGATTTTTGTTATACGTTGGGCGAAAAAGGTATTCCTTTCATACTGGTCTTTACTAAAGCCGACAAACAATCGCGGGTAAAATCTGATCAGCATATCGCCCTTTTTTGTAAAGCGTTGAAGCAATGGTTTGAAGAAATTCCGCCACACTTTCTCACCTCCTCAGAAAGCCGTTTAGGATGCGATCAGGTGATGGAGTTGATCGATGACGTTAACCAAAAATTCTATTCATCTTACGAAAGTTGA
- a CDS encoding UbiA-like polyprenyltransferase gives MKKYLSLVLFAHSIFALPFAFIGFFLAVHTTKHSFNWQLLLLMLICMVTARNAAMAFNRYLDRDIDILNPRTAMRDIPAGRISAKSALLFTLINCFIFLIATYFINPLCFYLSPIALFVVLFYSYTKRFTPLCHLVLGLGLGLAPLGAYLVVTGSFNIVPIMYAFSVMFWVSGFDIIYALQDEEFDREHGLNSIPAYFGKKGALRVSELLHVLSAVCVIIPMFYMHLSWFYITGIIFYCSLLIYQHIIVSPTDLRRVNRAFMTTNGIASVIFAIFFLLDIYFFR, from the coding sequence ATGAAGAAATATCTATCTCTTGTACTCTTTGCACATAGTATCTTTGCACTGCCCTTTGCTTTCATAGGATTCTTCTTAGCCGTGCACACCACTAAGCATTCCTTCAATTGGCAGCTGCTGTTACTGATGTTGATATGCATGGTTACCGCTCGTAATGCGGCAATGGCCTTTAACCGCTACCTCGATCGCGATATCGATATACTTAATCCGCGCACAGCCATGCGTGATATTCCTGCAGGTAGAATCAGCGCCAAAAGTGCACTGCTGTTTACCCTTATCAATTGCTTTATTTTCCTTATCGCAACGTATTTCATTAACCCGCTTTGTTTCTACCTTTCTCCGATTGCACTTTTTGTTGTATTGTTCTATAGTTATACCAAACGTTTTACGCCACTTTGCCATTTGGTATTAGGACTCGGTTTGGGTTTGGCTCCACTAGGAGCATATCTTGTTGTTACCGGCAGTTTTAACATTGTGCCGATAATGTATGCTTTTTCCGTAATGTTTTGGGTAAGTGGCTTTGATATTATTTACGCCTTACAGGATGAAGAATTTGACCGTGAACATGGTTTAAATTCTATACCAGCCTATTTTGGTAAAAAGGGAGCCCTACGCGTCTCTGAGCTGCTACACGTATTGTCTGCGGTATGTGTGATTATACCTATGTTTTACATGCATTTAAGTTGGTTCTATATAACTGGAATCATCTTCTACTGCAGTTTGTTAATCTATCAGCATATCATTGTGAGTCCGACAGATTTGCGCCGTGTAAATCGTGCTTTTATGACCACTAACGGCATTGCTTCCGTAATTTTCGCTATTTTCTTTTTGTTGGACATCTATTTTTTCAGGTAA